The Anabas testudineus chromosome 14, fAnaTes1.2, whole genome shotgun sequence genome includes a region encoding these proteins:
- the hhla2a.1 gene encoding HERV-H LTR-associating protein 2a.1 encodes MIECYTAVTAAHIWDDCILPCSFRPTATVVIHWYKQQIPVHSYYYNKDQFGLQNKHFSGRTSLFNAHIPHGNASLLLKRVKVQDKGRYKCYTSTRKSNQEAFVNLEVKALIQSVIMEMTEEMVTCSSHNIYPIPQVTWATDPPSDQELLENSTIKTTDSKGLFTVESMLRIVGIISNYTYICSFISADKTQVWTASQKNQEHIIQEEGHQLSIPCISPHSLQNFSLTWTFTSTGEPTVIMRYDSRTRHTFNLWEDQVELDQDLLLQGNGSLLLHKPDSEQHSGMYACTFSGLQSRHIILTQVNITVPSISVDEQSVQRSWWSTAASVAFVLVTIVIALPQCVRQRAVKTRIASHRYNGAGLDEHEPHKDPNSTDSYIVGRQEVECSRLQVHFEAQDEMTGSTPKSAEDIAVALPPDTKTEQAEKPAGPPVQGNDRLQCISTERD; translated from the exons ATGATTGAGTGTTACACAGCTGTGACAGCTGCCCACATCTGG GATGACTGCATCCTGCCCTGCAGCTTCAGACCCACCGCTACTGTGGTCATCCACTGGTACAAGCAGCAAATCCCTGTTCACAGCTACTACTACAACAAAGATCAGTTCGGACTCCAGAACAAGCACTTCAGTGGACGCACCTCCCTGTTCAATGCCCACATCCCTCATGGAAATGCCTCCCTGCTCCTCAAAAGGGTCAAAGTTCAAGACAAAGGCAGGTACAAATGTTACACGAGCACACGAAAGAGCAACCAGGAGGCCTTTGTCAATCTGGAGGTGAAAG CCCTCATACAATCAGTTATCATGGAGATGACTGAAGAAATGGTCACCTGCTCCTCTCACAACATCTACCCCATCCCTCAGGTAACATGGGCCACGGACCCGCCCTCTGACCAGGAATTACTTGAAAATTCAACCATTAAAACTACAGACAGCAAAGGTCTGTTCACAGTGGAGAGCATGCTGCGAATTGTAGGCATCATCTCCAACTACACCTACATCTGCTCCTTCATATCGGCAGACAAGACCCAGGTGTGGACTGCGTCTCAGAAAAACCAAG AACATATAATACAGGAAGAGGGACATCAACTGTCCATCCCATGCATCAGTCCACACAGTCTGCAGAACTTCTCCCTCACCTGGACCTTCACCTCGACTGGTGAACCCACCGTTATCATGAGATATGACAGCAGGACCAGACACACTTTTAACCTGTGGGAGGACCAAGTTGAACTGGACCAGGACCTCCTGTTGCAGGGAAATGGATCTCTTCTGCTCCACAAGCCCGACAGTGAGCAGCACTCTGGGATGTATGCCTGCACCTTTTCAGGTCTGCAGAGCAGGCACATCATTCTAACGCAAGTAAACATCACCGTTCCGTCAATAA GTGTGGATGAACAGAGCGTGCAGCGCTCGTGGTGGAGCACTGCAGCTTCTGTAGCCTTTGTCTTGGTCACCATTGTTATAGCTCTCCCTCAGTGTGTCAGACAAAGAG CAGTGAAGACCAGGATCGCTTCACACAGGTACAATGGGGCTGGACTTGATGAACATGAACCTCACAAAGATCCGAACAGCACAGATTCATACATAGTTGGACGACAGGAAGTTGAATGCAGCAGACTTCAAGTGCACTTTGAAGCACAGGATGAAATGACAGGCAGCACGCCAAAATCTGCAGAAGACATCGCTGTGGCTTTACCACCAGATACTAAAACAGAGCAGGCAGAAAAACCAGCGGGGCCACCTGTGCAAGGGAACGACAGGCTGCAGTGCATTAGCACAGAGAGGGATTGA
- the gabrr3a gene encoding gamma-aminobutyric acid receptor subunit rho-3a, which produces MRVALLALRLMCLAWLWPVTQLNSSNFPNKRRHKELYVGENTKQKHGGRVDLKMKKLDSTKSLLIKSEQLLRIEDHDFAMRPGFGGSAIPVGIDVQVESIDSISEVNMDFTMTLYLRHYWQDDRLAFPSSNNKSRTFDSRLVKKIWVPDVFFVHSKRSFIHDTTMENIMLRVYPDGNILYSVRITVTALCSMDFSSFPLDTQNCSLELESYAYNENDLMLYWKNGNDSLRTDEIVLSQFFIEDFQPSFGLAFYSSTGWYNRLYINFILRRHIFFFMLQTYFPTMLMVMLSWVSFWIDRRAVPARVSLGITTVLTMSTIITGVSASMPQVSYVKAVDIYLWASFLFVFLSVIEYAAVNYFTTVEEMKKLKGAKIPTSFDANQAMVFDGCFHDNDIDLTSFTEVSSTPNTERNTQSRNSTVSAPTEGTRLRRKHPLKQNLSFIMSNSYMIDSYSRVIFPLAYLLFNIIYWSMYA; this is translated from the exons ATGAGAGTGGCCCTCCTGGCCTTAAGACTGATGTGCTTGGCCTGGTTGTGGCCTGTGACCCAGCTCAACAGCAGCAACTTCCCAAACAAGAGGAGACACAAAGAGCTGTACGTTGGAGAGAACACCAAACAGAAGCATGGAGG ACGGGTGGATCTTAAGATGAAAAAGCTGGACAGCACCAAATCTCTGTTAATTAAATCCGAGCAGCTGCTTCGAATTGAAGATCATGACTTTGCAATGCGGCCGGGCTTTGGAG GTTCAGCTATTCCTGTTGGCATCGACGTCCAAGTGGAAAGCATTGATAGCATATCCGAAGTAAACATG GACTTCACCATGACTCTGTACCTGAGGCATTACTGGCAGGATGATCGCCTGGCCTTCCCCTCCAGCAATAACAAGAGTCGGACCTTTGATTCACGTCTTGTGAAGAAAATCTGGGTTCCTGATGTGTTCTTCGTTCACTCTAAACGTTCTTTTATCCATGACACAACCATGGAGAACATCATGCTGAGGGTTTATCCTGATGGCAACATACTTTACAGTGTCag GATCACTGTGACTGCACTTTGCTCAATGGACTTCAGTAGTTTCCCTCTGGACACACAGAATTgctctctggagctggagagct ATGCTTACAATGAGAACGACCTAATGCTCTACTGGAAGAACGGGAACGATTCATTAAGGACTGACGAGATCGTGCTCTCTCAGTTTTTTATTGAAGACTTCCAGCCTTCCTTTGGGCTTGCCTTCTACAGCAGTACTG GTTGGTACAATCGGCTCTACATCAATTTCATTCTCAGGAGGcatatcttcttcttcatgcttCAGACATACTTCCCCACCATGTTGATGGTGATGTTGTCCTGGGTGTCTTTCTGGATAGACAGGAGAGCTGTACCTGCTCGTGTCTCTCTGG gaATCACTACGGTTCTGACGATGTCGACCATCATCACTGGCGTGTCGGCCTCTATGCCACAGGTGTCGTACGTGAAGGCTGTAGACATCTACTTGTGGGCAAGCTTCCtgtttgtcttcctgtctgtgatTGAGTATGCCGCTGTCAACTATTTCACCACAgtggaggagatgaagaagctCAAGGGGGCAAAG ATTCCTACTTCCTTTGATGCCAACCAGGCCATGGTCTTTGACGGCTGCTTCCATGACAATGACATTGACCTGACTTCTTTCACAGAAGTCTCCAGCACcccaaacacagagaggaacacCCAGTCCCGAAACTCCACTGTGTCTGCACCCACAGAAGGCACGAGGCTACGCCGCAAGCACCCTTTGAAACAAAATCTCAGTTTTATAATGAGCAACAGCTACATGATTGACTCCTACTCTAGAGTCATATTCCCCCTGGCTTACCTGCTCTTCAACATAATTTATTGGAGTATGTATGCCTAa